In Nonomuraea sp. NBC_00507, the following are encoded in one genomic region:
- a CDS encoding putative 2OG-Fe(II) oxygenase, with protein MKTATRPQAVVLTTWETPIYRAGLADPDTPDGGARAREVIGKLRDLILDAEGRDNDAHTFGVIGAQKSSMDILKWDHPAVAWLREQIRTAVSAMTRDVLEERAPEVEDTYGVIAEAWAVVYRSGGSHRLHTHHDSIYSGTIYIECGGVSAASGNLQMFDPRPAAIARGVTPGVLSIEPRPGLLVAFPSWLPHSVQATQHTDGLRICIAFNASYDRTGGKL; from the coding sequence ATGAAGACGGCGACACGTCCCCAGGCCGTCGTGCTGACCACCTGGGAGACACCCATCTACCGGGCAGGGCTGGCCGACCCGGACACCCCGGACGGCGGCGCCCGCGCCCGGGAGGTGATCGGCAAGCTGCGCGATCTCATCCTGGACGCCGAAGGCCGCGACAACGACGCGCACACGTTCGGGGTCATCGGCGCTCAGAAGTCCAGCATGGACATCCTGAAGTGGGATCACCCGGCGGTGGCATGGCTCCGCGAGCAGATCCGTACCGCCGTGTCCGCGATGACCCGCGACGTTCTGGAAGAACGCGCGCCGGAGGTCGAAGACACATACGGGGTGATCGCGGAGGCATGGGCGGTCGTCTACCGGTCGGGCGGCTCCCACCGGTTGCACACGCACCACGACTCCATCTACTCCGGGACGATCTACATCGAGTGCGGCGGAGTCAGCGCCGCCTCCGGGAATCTGCAAATGTTCGACCCCCGCCCGGCCGCGATCGCCCGCGGCGTCACTCCCGGGGTGTTGTCGATCGAGCCGCGCCCCGGCCTGCTGGTGGCGTTCCCGTCCTGGCTGCCGCACTCCGTGCAGGCCACCCAGCACACGGACGGGTTGCGGATCTGCATCGCGTTCAACGCCTCCTACGACCGGACGGGAGGAAAGCTGTGA